In Methanothermobacter sp., the genomic stretch GATACTATCACCCGCTACATAGAATGGCCAACTGGAAACCCAATTCAGATGGTGGCATTTACAAAACTATCATTTGATGTCCTTGATCTCTTATCCTAGAAATTTCGCGGCGAATTCTGGACTGCAACCTAGTTTTAGCATATTCTACCTTGGGCTGCTTATGGGCACATCATGGATGCGCTTATGATAGGAAAATACTCTCCAGTAACTGGCGCACCACTTTACATTGATATCATCTACTCTGATACTGCTTCTGCTCCTGATTCACCGGAACTGTTTTAAAGAATTAATAAACTATTATCACTGATTTTTGATTATAGGAAGAACTGTTTAAAGAATTAAGGAATATTATACGGTTTTTTGATTTGCCGGGAAAGAGCTGTAAAGAATTAATATTTCACCAGTCGGTGCACCTTGTTTTCTCACCCACAGGACATACATGGACATTTACAATTTTTATCATATCAACGTCCGCTATGATTTTTCCCTCAACATCGTGTGCTATTCTGTGGGCCTCACGGAGTACCAGGTCCCCATCAACCTCTATGTGGATATCAGCTGCAGCATAGGGTCCAAAGTAATTTATACGGACATCATGTATGCCCTTAACCCCATCAACAGATAGGGCCGATGTTTCAATGTCCCTCATAAGCTCGGGGGATGGGACCGCCCCAAGTATATTGTTGACATTTTCACGCCCAACATCAAAGGCTGTTTTCAGAACAAGCACCGCTATTATCACGGCAACCAGAGGGTCGAGGAACCTGAAACCCAGGTTGGACCCTGCAACCCCCACCATTATGGCCATACATGAAAAGATGTCAACCTTCTGGTGCTGGGCATCCGCCACTATTGCGGGGCTGTTTATTCGCTCGCCAATTCTCCTTATATACAGGGTCATGGAAATGTTTGCAACTATACCCGCAGCAGCCATAAGGGCAGCAGTGTAATCTGGAGGGGCCAATTCAGTGAAAAGTTTACGGTATGCCTCAGAAACTATTTCATATGATATTATGCCAAGGAATAAGACAACCACAAGCCCAACCAGAGCCTCCGCACGCCCATGCCCGTAGGGATGCTCCCTGTCAGGTGGCCGCTGCCCTATTCTGAATCCTATGTATGTGATTATTGATGTCATGACGTCGGATAGCGTATGGGCGGCCTCAGCAACAAGGGCAACACTACCAGAGGACACCCCCACAATGAAATTAAGGGTCGTTAAAAGTATGTTACCACCTATACCCGCAAGGGCCGCACGCCTTCCAAGGCGCATCCTCTCGAGATCATCCACATCAGACACCACACATATTTTTCAGACGTCCCATGGCTTCCTCTATAAGCTCATATGATGTTGCATAGGATATTCTAACATAATCTGAACCCGCCTCTCCAAATGCAGATCCAGGGACAACTGCAACACCGGCATCCAGAGCCCTTTCTGTAAAACCCCTGGAGTCAACTACCTTGGGGAACATGTAGAATGCACCGCCTGGAAGCATGCAATCAAGGCCCATCTCAGTGAGGGACCTGAACATCAGGTCACGTCTTCTTTTGAACTCATCCACCATTTCCTTCACACAGTCCTGGGGACCCCTGAGGGCTGCAAGGGCAGCAACCTGCGACACAGATGGTGCGCAGGCGGTATTGTACTGGTGAACCTTGAGAAGCTCCTCAACTATATCCTCACGGCCAGCAACGTAACCTATCCTGAGCCCTGTCATGGCATAGGTCTTTGAGAAACCATTGATGACCAGGGCGTTATCTGTGAAACGGGCGGGGCTGTAATGTTTTCCATCATAGATGATCTTTTCATAGATTTCATCGGAGATTATAACCAGATCCCGGGCCTCTGCTATTTCAGCGACCCCCTTAATGTCATCCTTACCCATGACGCTACCTGTTGGGTTGGATGGTGAGTTCATTATTATGACCCTTGTATCGTCTGTGATCAGTGATTCAACCCTTTCAGGGGTCATGGAGAATCCGTCCTCCATACTGAGGGGTACAGGGACACTTATGGCCTCTGCAAGCTTCACACATGCGTCGTATGATAGGAAACCAGGGTCAGGTATCAGTGCCTGGTCCCCCCTATCAAGCAGGGCCTGTGTGCACATGAATATCGCTTCACTGGCACCAACGGTTACTATTATAGACTCAGGTTCCACGTGGACCCGATTTTCTCTTCTGAGTTTCTCTGAGATGGCCTCCCTGAGTTCATCCATACCCATGTTTGAGGTGTAGTGTGTCATTCCCTCGTCCACGGCTTCCTTGAGGGCTTCCCGCACATGTTCAGGTACATTGAAATCAGGTTCACCTATCCCGAGGTTTATTGTATCCTCACCTGCAACTTCAAACATTTTCCTTATCTCTGAGAGCCTTATGTTCCTTATTCTTGAAGCAAATTCTGTCATTGTAATCGCCCTTCCTCCTGCCATGAACAGTGATCCATGCATCCATGGCATCCTGACTCCTCACACCATGGTGTTAGTTTCTCCTCTTCCATCCTAATGTATT encodes the following:
- a CDS encoding cation diffusion facilitator family transporter; its protein translation is MDDLERMRLGRRAALAGIGGNILLTTLNFIVGVSSGSVALVAEAAHTLSDVMTSIITYIGFRIGQRPPDREHPYGHGRAEALVGLVVVLFLGIISYEIVSEAYRKLFTELAPPDYTAALMAAAGIVANISMTLYIRRIGERINSPAIVADAQHQKVDIFSCMAIMVGVAGSNLGFRFLDPLVAVIIAVLVLKTAFDVGRENVNNILGAVPSPELMRDIETSALSVDGVKGIHDVRINYFGPYAAADIHIEVDGDLVLREAHRIAHDVEGKIIADVDMIKIVNVHVCPVGEKTRCTDW
- the gntC gene encoding guanitoxin biosynthesis PLP-dependent (S)-gamma-hydroxy-L-arginine cyclodehydratase GntC, whose translation is MTEFASRIRNIRLSEIRKMFEVAGEDTINLGIGEPDFNVPEHVREALKEAVDEGMTHYTSNMGMDELREAISEKLRRENRVHVEPESIIVTVGASEAIFMCTQALLDRGDQALIPDPGFLSYDACVKLAEAISVPVPLSMEDGFSMTPERVESLITDDTRVIIMNSPSNPTGSVMGKDDIKGVAEIAEARDLVIISDEIYEKIIYDGKHYSPARFTDNALVINGFSKTYAMTGLRIGYVAGREDIVEELLKVHQYNTACAPSVSQVAALAALRGPQDCVKEMVDEFKRRRDLMFRSLTEMGLDCMLPGGAFYMFPKVVDSRGFTERALDAGVAVVPGSAFGEAGSDYVRISYATSYELIEEAMGRLKNMCGV